From Bombyx mori chromosome 3, ASM3026992v2, the proteins below share one genomic window:
- the E(spl)malpha gene encoding enhancer of split malpha: MSTYANNEYIIATNNSINENRYNAEKMKNSGIKALLRPLMKMIKKTTKRVPAKAIDTCHEDAQNSSNELLERKIYEEMEACQSGAAFLVYNQDETCDLVPVNKDTFYVPVHFARTEAGTFFWTAVSKPEADFATAHCYTECQAAEQQHPVLQDRWVQA, translated from the coding sequence ATGTCTACGTACGCTAACAACGAATATATCATCGCGACAAACAACTCGATTAACGAAAACAGATACAACGCTGAAAAGATGAAGAATAGCGGCATTAAGGCGCTACTGCGGCCGCTTATGAAGATGATCAAGAAGACAACGAAACGGGTTCCCGCCAAGGCGATCGACACGTGCCACGAGGACGCACAGAACTCGAGCAACGAGCTATTGGAACGCAAGATCTACGAAGAGATGGAAGCGTGCCAGTCCGGTGCCGCTTTCCTCGTCTACAATCAAGATGAAACCTGTGACCTTGTGCCGGTCAACAAGGACACATTCTACGTCCCCGTGCACTTCGCACGCACCGAAGCCGGCACCTTCTTCTGGACAGCAGTCTCTAAGCCCGAAGCTGACTTCGCAACGGCGCATTGCTACACCGAGTGCCAAGCGGCAGAACAACAACATCCAGTGCTCCAAGACCGTTGGGTGCAAGCTTGA